The following proteins are co-located in the Polymorphospora rubra genome:
- a CDS encoding CbiQ family ECF transporter T component: MTAPVRVPRNLHPGAWWLWALGLAVAASRTTNPLLLALILAVAAYVVAARRGTAPWALGFRLYLWLGGIIVVSRVLFRVVFGGGQGDTVLFTLPQIPLPEWAAGIRLFGPVAVEQLLGGFYDGLRLATMLICLGAANALANPKRMLRALPGALYEVGAAVVVALSVAPQLVESVLRVRRARRLRGGTGRGMRALRGIVIPVLEEALDRSLALAAAMDSRGYGRRGAVPKGFRLVTGTLVVAGLIGVCVGVYGLLDASTPRYLGLPMLGIGLALAVGGFVLGGRRVVRSVYRPDRWRPAEVAVALCGLTAAAGFHATTRIDAANLYPSLSPLSWPEISVLPAAAVLVAVLPAWLAPPPPADSPVSADAGRAPAVAVAAWEQR; encoded by the coding sequence GTGACCGCCCCGGTACGGGTGCCGCGAAACCTGCACCCCGGCGCCTGGTGGCTGTGGGCGCTGGGTCTCGCGGTCGCGGCCAGCCGCACGACGAACCCGCTGCTGCTGGCGCTGATCCTGGCGGTCGCGGCGTACGTCGTCGCGGCCCGCCGCGGCACCGCGCCGTGGGCCCTCGGTTTCCGGCTCTACCTGTGGCTGGGCGGCATCATCGTCGTCTCCCGGGTGCTCTTCCGGGTCGTGTTCGGCGGCGGACAGGGCGACACCGTCCTGTTCACCCTGCCGCAGATCCCGCTGCCGGAGTGGGCGGCCGGCATCCGGCTCTTCGGCCCGGTCGCGGTCGAGCAACTGCTCGGCGGCTTCTACGACGGGCTGCGGCTGGCCACCATGCTGATCTGCCTCGGGGCGGCCAACGCCCTGGCCAACCCGAAACGGATGCTGCGGGCGCTGCCCGGCGCCCTCTACGAGGTCGGCGCGGCCGTCGTCGTCGCGCTGTCGGTTGCGCCGCAACTGGTCGAGAGCGTGCTGCGGGTACGCCGGGCCCGGCGGCTGCGCGGCGGCACCGGACGCGGCATGCGGGCACTGCGCGGCATCGTCATCCCGGTGCTGGAGGAGGCCCTCGACCGGTCGCTGGCCCTGGCCGCGGCGATGGACTCCCGGGGCTACGGCCGCCGGGGCGCCGTGCCGAAGGGCTTCCGGCTGGTCACCGGCACCCTGGTCGTCGCCGGCCTGATCGGGGTCTGTGTCGGCGTCTACGGTCTGCTCGACGCCAGTACCCCGCGCTACCTCGGCCTGCCGATGCTCGGCATCGGGCTCGCCCTGGCCGTCGGCGGATTCGTGCTCGGCGGGCGGCGGGTGGTCCGCTCGGTCTACCGGCCCGACCGCTGGCGCCCGGCGGAGGTCGCGGTCGCGCTGTGCGGCCTGACCGCCGCCGCCGGCTTCCACGCCACCACCCGGATCGACGCGGCCAACCTGTATCCGTCGCTCAGCCCGCTGTCCTGGCCGGAGATCTCCGTGCTGCCGGCGGCGGCGGTGCTGGTGGCCGTACTGCCGGCCTGGCTGGCCCCGCCACCGCCGGCCGATTCCCCAGTCAGCGCGGACGCCGGCCGGGCGCCCGCCGTCGCGGTCGCCGCGTGGGAGCAGAGATGA